The following proteins come from a genomic window of Pyxidicoccus sp. MSG2:
- a CDS encoding VOC family protein — protein sequence MMEFHTGRLFDHVHFRVKDFEASKRFYRAVMAVLGIPVSDDNERVFSVDELYISPLEAGTPPSGHGIHLAFQAKDRETVHRFHAAALAAGGRDHGAPGLRHYHANYYAAFVLDPDGNNVEAVFQGPTRRSADSVLISPAD from the coding sequence ATGATGGAATTCCACACGGGCCGCCTGTTCGACCACGTCCACTTCCGCGTGAAGGACTTCGAGGCGAGCAAGCGCTTCTACCGCGCGGTGATGGCCGTGCTCGGCATCCCCGTTTCCGACGACAACGAGCGCGTCTTCTCTGTCGACGAGCTCTACATCTCCCCCCTGGAGGCGGGCACCCCGCCCTCAGGGCACGGCATCCACCTGGCCTTCCAGGCGAAGGACCGCGAGACGGTGCACCGCTTCCACGCGGCGGCGCTCGCGGCGGGCGGCCGCGACCACGGCGCCCCCGGCCTGCGCCACTACCACGCGAACTACTACGCCGCCTTCGTGCTGGACCCGGACGGCAACAACGTCGAGGCCGTGTTCCAGGGCCCGACGCGTCGCTCCGCGGACTCCGTGCTCATTTCCCCCGCTGACTGA
- the trhA gene encoding PAQR family membrane homeostasis protein TrhA, whose protein sequence is MAASPRGIEVLVMEESVKPRLRGLSHLLAAGVALYGCIRLALAPAQGAQYAAALVFGISLVLMFGVSGTYHWPTWSPAAYARLRRCDHASIYFLIAGSFTPMAALETRSGWSTPLLFLMWGCALTGATLALLGISASRGLRSALYVALGLLAAPVVAQLPAVIGPTRVAGLVLGGVLYALGAVVYAKRWPDPKPTVFGYHEVFHLMVIAAAAVHYGVLTSFLWSR, encoded by the coding sequence ATGGCTGCGTCTCCGCGAGGCATCGAAGTGCTGGTGATGGAAGAGTCCGTGAAGCCCCGGCTGCGGGGCCTCTCGCACCTGCTCGCGGCAGGGGTGGCGCTCTACGGCTGCATCCGGCTGGCGCTGGCACCGGCGCAGGGGGCCCAGTACGCCGCCGCCCTGGTGTTCGGTATCAGCCTGGTCCTGATGTTCGGCGTCAGCGGCACGTACCACTGGCCCACCTGGAGCCCCGCCGCCTACGCGCGCCTGCGGCGGTGCGACCACGCATCCATCTACTTCCTCATCGCGGGCAGCTTCACCCCCATGGCCGCGCTGGAGACCCGGAGCGGCTGGAGCACGCCGCTGCTCTTCCTGATGTGGGGCTGCGCGCTCACCGGCGCGACGCTCGCGCTGCTGGGCATCTCCGCGTCACGGGGCCTGCGCTCCGCGCTCTACGTCGCGCTGGGCCTGCTGGCCGCCCCGGTGGTGGCGCAACTGCCGGCCGTCATCGGCCCGACACGCGTCGCGGGGCTCGTCCTCGGGGGCGTGCTCTATGCGCTGGGCGCGGTGGTCTACGCGAAGCGCTGGCCGGACCCGAAGCCCACCGTCTTCGGCTACCACGAGGTGTTCCACCTCATGGTCATCGCCGCGGCCGCCGTGCACTACGGCGTCCTCACCAGCTTCCTCTGGAGCCGCTGA